One genomic window of Melanotaenia boesemani isolate fMelBoe1 chromosome 20, fMelBoe1.pri, whole genome shotgun sequence includes the following:
- the LOC121630995 gene encoding cdc42 effector protein 3-like has product MPLRTSLHRKPSSSRWPSRYFQRREVLSVNMISLPLGDFRHISHIGNNANTDSFGDLAFLKMGHSLLLQSSQSEQNLFLACSPPPKPPRLNLDEIEGTSSPDWSVDQKRKKCSSMPLLDSDEGDDMLGQEVGYQMGNKVASNQAHRPGRDCLISEKDGDFTESGDKPAGQKEEDSGFSFSLDLGPSILDDVLQVMDKLHN; this is encoded by the coding sequence ATGCCACTTAGAACATCACTGCATAGAAAACCATCCTCTAGTCGTTGGCCCAGCAGGTATTTCCAGCGAAGGGAGGTGCTGTCTGTCAACATGATTAGTCTACCGCTGGGAGATTTCCGCCACATCTCTCACATTGGAAACAATGCCAATACAGACAGTTTTGGAGATCTGGCATTCCTAAAGATGGGTCACAGCCTTCTGCTTCAAAGCTCACAGAGTGAGCAGAATCTCTTCCTGGCCTGCTCGCCACCTCCAAAGCCCCCCCGTCTGAATCTGGATGAGATAGAGGGTACATCGAGTCCTGACTGGTCTGTGGaccagaagaggaagaagtgcAGCTCTATGCCACTGCTGGACAGTGATGAAGGAGACGACATGTTGGGACAGGAGGTAGGGTACCAAATGGGGAATAAAGTTGCTTCCAATCAGGCACACAGGCCTGGGCGAGACTGCCTGATTTCAGAGAAGGATGGAGACTTTACAGAGAGCGGTGATAAACCTGCTGGACAAAAGGAGGAGGACAGTGGCTTTTCTTTCAGCCTTGACCTCGGCCCTTCGATCCTGGATGATGTTCTCCAGGTGATGGACAAACTACACAACTAa